One window of the Anopheles aquasalis chromosome X, idAnoAquaMG_Q_19, whole genome shotgun sequence genome contains the following:
- the LOC126571788 gene encoding uncharacterized protein LOC126571788, which yields MSTGARLEAAARKIPVPSNYRYAAKILRQVTEEKQSVKALLRRDAKHFRAGRTIMDRLLVNLPQINAIVAHLDLTAREPQLNPWMARALISELLYGRGELVGASLPVECVRRYEADIRKAYEATKADIPAVRKFAEPRFVRVNTDVLNLEGAKRLMQEEGWILIDEQLPDYRAFLHRIQSLTDSEYLVDFHFPDLLVFPHCSKAYWARAEHLFSKFFLQNKACLVPTYLLKPPKKSVVLDMCAAPGMKTTHLANLMKNKGRIYAVERNAERYRSLCQYAAPFGVIKTIHADCLDLTDAQVPGVEYILLDPSCSGSGMLDRLRRPEQVDEGRLYKLAGLQYKLLSHAMNAFPRVRRIVYSTCSVHPDENEKVVMGVLRHNSHFRLLDARTELGKEWLNVGSPDYPGVGERCLYARSEIDLTIGMFVAVFERCEDGEENELYTAHEQQKESYAKLAAIGGEVRKGKKQRGGNHCKASVDEPVVQERERGFGQSAERQYTGTAEERSMANEMTEQPSVTKKKSKRKADSQHKDSAIDESIANGVIEEPSESVSKKKSKLKADSQQKDSANDESITNGVIEEPSEGVSKKKSKLKADSQQKDSANDESIANGVIEEPSESVSKKKSKLKADSQQKDSANDESITNGVIEEPSESVSKKKSKRKADSQQKDSANDESIANGVIEEPSESASKKKSKRKADSQHKDSAIDESIANGVVEEPSEGVSKKKSKRKADSQHTDSAIDESIANGVIEEPSESVSKKKSKRKADSQQKDSANDESIANGVIEEPSESVSKKKSKRKAGSLLQDAEKATEHQDAEEKKGKSSKKKDRKKQKELLATGNCAE from the exons ATGTCGACTGGAGCGCGACTGGAAGCCGCGGCCCGTAAAATTCCCGTCCCCAGCAACTATCGGTACGCGGCGAAAATCCTCCGCCAGGTGACGGAGGAAAAGCAAAGCGTCAAGGCGCTGCTGCGGCGCGATGCAAAGCATTTCCGTGCCGGGCGTACCATCATGGATCGGTTGCTGGTCAATCTGCCGCAGATCAATGCCATCGTCGCCCACCTCGACCTGACGGCCCGGGAGCCGCAGCTGAATCCGTGGATGGCACGGGCGCTCATCTCCGAGCTGCTGTACGGTCGTGGTGAGCTGGTCGGCGCTTCGTTGCCGGTGGAGTGTGTACGCCGGTACGAAGCCGACATACGGAAGGCTTATGAGGCGACGAAGGCAGACATTCCGGCGGTCCGGAAGTTTGCGG AGCCACGCTTCGTGAGGGTGAATACGGACGTACTGAACCTGGAGGGTGCCAAGCGGCTAATGCAGGAAGAGGGCTGGATACTGATAGACGAGCAGTTGCCGGACTATCGAGCGTTTTTGCATCGCATCCAATCGCTTACCGACAGCGAGTACCTGGTGGACTTCCATTTCCCCGATCTGCTGGTGTTCCCGCACTGCTCCAAGGCATACTGGGCTCGGGCTGAGCATCTGTTTTCGAAATTTTTCTTACAAAACAAG GCTTGTCTGGTGCCGACGTACCTGCTGAAGCCACCGAAGAAATCGGTCGTACTGGACATGTGCGCGGCACCCGGCATGAAAACCACCCATCTGGCCAACCTGATGAAAAACAAGGGCCGCATCTATGCCGTCGAGCGGAATGCTGAGCGGTACCGGTCGTTGTGCCAGTATGCGGCACCGTTCGGCGTGATCAAAACCATCCACGCCGACTGCCTGGACCTTACCGACGCGCAGGTACCCGGTGTCGAGTACATTCTGCTGGATCCGAGCTGCTCCGGCTCGGGCATGCTGGATCGGCTGCGTCGGCCCGAGCAGGTCGACGAAGGGCGCCTGTACAAGCTGGCCGGGCTGCAGTACAAACTTCTGTCCCACGCGATGAATGCTTTCCCGCGGGTGCGTCGCATCGTTTACTCGACCTGCTCGGTCCACCcggacgagaacgagaaggTGGTAATGGGCGTGCTGCGCCACAACAGCCACTTCCGGCTGCTGGACGCGCGCACCGAGCTCGGTAAGGAGTGGTTAAACGTTGGCTCGCCCGACTATCCGGGTGTTGGCGAGCGGTGTCTGTACGCGCGTTCCGAGATCGATCTGACGATCGGTATGTTTGTGGCCGTGTTTGAGCGGTGCGAGGACGGTGAAGAGAATGAGCTCTACACggcacacgagcagcagaaggaaagcTACGCCAAGCTAGCGGCGATCGGTGGCGAAGTACGCAAGGGGAAGAAACAGCGCGGTGGCAACCACTGTAAAGCCTCCGTTGATGAACCAGTGGTACAGGAACGCGAACGAGGTTTTGGGCAATCCGCTGAGCGACAATACACAGGTACTGCAGAAGAGAGATCGATGGCTAATGAAATGACCGAACAGCCTTCTGTGACCAAGAAGAAATCCAAGCGTAAGGCTGATTCTCAACACAAGGACTCTGCTATTGATGAATCGATCGCTAACGGAGTGATCGAAGAGCCATCTGAGAGTGTTAGtaagaaaaaatcaaagctTAAAGCTGATTCTCAACAAAAGGACTCTGCTAATGATGAATCGATCACTAACGGAGTGATCGAAGAGCCATCCGAGGGTGTTAGtaagaaaaaatcaaagctTAAAGCTGATTCTCAACAAAAGGACTCTGCTAATGATGAATCAATCGCTAACGGAGTTATAGAAGAGCCATCTGAGAGTGTTAGtaagaaaaaatcaaagctTAAAGCTGATTCTCAACAAAAGGACTCTGCTAATGATGAATCGATCACTAACGGAGTGATCGAAGAGCCATCTGAGAGTGTTAGtaagaaaaaatcaaagcGTAAAGCTGATTCTCAACAAAAGGACTCTGCTAATGATGAATCGATCGCTAACGGAGTTATAGAAGAGCCATCCGAGAGTGCTAGtaagaaaaaatcaaagcGTAAAGCTGATTCTCAACACAAGGACTCTGCTATTGATGAATCGATCGCTAACGGAGTGGTAGAAGAGCCATCCGAGGGTGTTAGtaagaaaaaatcaaagcGTAAGGCTGATTCTCAACACACGGACTCTGCTATTGATGAATCAATCGCTAACGGAGTGATAGAAGAGCCCTCCGAGAGTGTTAGtaagaaaaaatcaaagcGTAAAGCTGATTCTCAACAAAAGGACTCTGCTAATGATGAATCAATCGCTAACGGAGTGATAGAAGAGCCATCTGAGAGTGTTAGtaagaaaaaatcaaagcGTAAGGCTGGTTCACTACTGCAAGACGCGGAAAAGGCCACAGAGCACCAAGatgcagaagaaaagaaagggaaaagcagcaagaagaaagatcgcaagaagcagaaagaaCTGCTTGCTACAGGGAATTGCGCAGAGTAA
- the LOC126572044 gene encoding Golgi to ER traffic protein 4 homolog, whose product MASAEQGTAEHQIKHARGVSRVLEKLRTSMEARNFYEAHQMYRTLYFRYSAQAKYDELLELLYNGAVTMLDHLQYGSGADLGLLIIQTLESAGTTRLPAEEWMKRLSELIEKIKPSVNERETVLEKAIKWSGTVAKSPMGHPLMHKLIAQIMYNENNLPQARYHYPLSRDGFSCAFLLIELSQAKGYVGEVDLFVAQMVLQLLCLKEPAVATETFATYIKFHPRIACTDPPFARPLLNFLFFLLQAIEQEGRKYAVFRALCDLYKPALERDPSYDRYLRKIGVMFFGASQPEQSRSFAFGDLLNQFIQDLSADYDDEPTEGEGGGGRRDTENELGSSMHGDVD is encoded by the exons ATGGCATCCGCGGAGCAAGGCACGGCAGAGCACCAGATCAAACATGCCCGCGGTGTATCGCGCGTGCTGGAAAAGCTGCGGACGTCGATGGAGGCCAGGAACTTCTACGAAGCGCACCAGATGTACCGGACACTGTACTTTCGCTACAGCGCGCAGGCAAAGTacgacgagctgctggagctgctgtacAACGGTGCGGTCACGATGCTCGACCACCTGCAGTACGGCAGCGGGGCCGATCTCGGTCTGCTCATCATACAGACACTGGAGTCCGCCGGAACGACGCGCCTTCCAGCCGAGGAGTGGATGAAGCGGCTGAGCGAGCTGATCGAGAAAATCAAACCGTCCGTGAACGAACGGGAAACAGTTTTG GAGAAAGCTATTAAATGGAGCGGAACGGTGGCCAAATCACCGATGGGCCACCCGCTGATGCACAAGCTGATCGCACAAATCATGTACAACGAGAACAACCTGCCCCAGGCCCGGTACCACTATCCACTGTCGCGGGACGGCTTTAGCTGTGCGTTTTTGCTAATCGAGCTGAGCCAGGCGAAAGGGTACGTCGGTGAGGTGGACCTGTTCGTCGCGCAGATGGTACTGCAGCTGCTCTGCCTGAAGGAGCCGGCCGTCGCCACGGAAACGTTTGCCACCTACATCAAGTTTCATCCCCGGATAGCCTGCACCGATCCGCCGTTCGCGCGGCCCCTGCTGaacttccttttctttctgctgCAAGCGATCGAGCAGGAGGGCCGCAAGTACGCGGTGTTCCGTGCGCTGTGCGATCTGTACAAGCCCGCGCTCGAACGGGATCCATCGTACGACAGGTATCTGCGCAAGATCGGTGTGATGTTTTTcggcgccagccagccggagcaGTCgcgttcgtttgcgtttggcgATTTGCTGAACCAGTTCATTCAGGATCTCAGCGCGGATTACGACGATGAGCCCACTGAGGgtgaggggggtgggggccgGAGGGATACCGAAAACGAGCTAGGCAGCAGCATGCACGGTGATGTGGATTGA